The genomic segment TTTGACTCAACGCATGAGTTGCACAAAATAACCCACCTTCCATataaataacccataatggGTAAAACCTTTCATAACCCAGCGGTTGGGTAGATGAAATAACCCAGCATTTTTTAGggtgtatgtatatgtttaaGTAGTTGTAGCAATGTTAGCATTGTAGTAACGACTGATGGCTAACAATACGTAACATTATTTGAACTAAACGCCACTTTTTTTTAGTGGCAAAGTGTGAGAcgggtagcctgacaagccagacccacatcaagatgttgggtctgggaactcaccattgacggagctcgatccgaggggtgggataaatggttgtctttcaaatttcctctgcacgtaataggatagcgctacaaccaggcagagcaatgaagaaggtagcggagctagttgatagattaatcttttgccgtatccggtcggcaaaactccgaacacatcttccttttttaagaatgatttctgtgccgttctttgttcttttcttatagaaaagctgaactccaagtcttccagaagaccgctgttcccagcagcagcagcagcagcagccataagccccgcccaccgactctatacacgatgtgattggcctgaccaaaatttggtttttgcagctcgaaagtcaacggagagtgcctagaccccccctggctgccaaataaatttgctgccactagggggagtctagatttctaggctatgaGACAGGAGTAGAAAACTTACCAAATAGTTTGTGATAGGCCAGATAAAAACTGATAGAAATGTATATCAACACCAACAAAAACAATTCTACAAAACGTGTACACCGTCGACATCATGTTGTGGTGACACAATTTCACTTGGAATCTGCTGCACGTCACCAATACAGCGGAGTTGCAGTTGAAAAAGCTGCCTGTGGAAAACCAGCGTTAGTGTATTAGTAGTTTAATATGAGCTCCAAAATGTTCTGCTCTGGTTGACACAAGTTTATAATATAACTTTTCTATTGTGTAATGGATTCTCCCAGTAACTCACATCTGATTATATAAGCTGACAATAATAAAGCATCCCATAACACTCCTCTGATCTTACCAAAATAGTGTCCTTAAAGAGGTGCCTGAGACAGAGGACTTGACACTCTACTGCTATTGTTTGGCAAAGTCTCCTAATGTTGCTTGTGCAGTGGCCTGTTTTTTCCCCTCCAGTCTTGATTAATCATCTAAAGTTAGGTCTGTGCAGTGTCTTGCAGGCGTTCATTAGCTAAGAAATTAGCTATTAGGAGCCATAAACAATTTATTaatcatttagtttagtttagtgtcATTAGAGTATAGTAGCTAAATTCCTGTGGATaaatggaaggcttgtatcatgtgaacccgctgacagttttgttgtcattacttagaatgcCTCATGAGGGCGGCAGAAACgatgcactgtagctttaatagTGAGTCACCTTGTGTTTCGCTGTTCTTTTGctatttaaactttttaattTCTTAATTACAATGGTTATCTCACCCACAAGTAATAAAAGATGATTTCCTCCAAGTGCTATATTAAGACCAACTCAAAGAACAAACAATtgtaaatactgtaatacaCAAGTTGTCCTATAGTCTGCTTTGCATCCCTTTGCTTCTTGTAGTTTGATGATTTACAGAAATTGGCCAAAGGAATCGATCCCAGGCGTTTATTTGCCCACATTTCCTCTCATGTGTTTGAGCTTTGCACCCTACTGTAGATTTAATCCATagcatgtgtacacacacactgctcagagaacctggagtgtgtgtgtagacgGATAGACATGGATAGTAATTAACAAGACATAGCAAATAGctcaaataaatgaattaaaaaataatgttgccgtttttttgtcctttttattatctatattttattattattattattattattattattattattattattattattattattataatacaaCAAAACCAGAAAGCATACTACTCAGTTATGGCAAAATCCCAATTTTAAATCTTGTtggggacctttgttgcatgaaCATCAAAACAATGTAGTTTACCAATGAGATTCATAATTATTTGAAGGATTTTGTTAACTGAAAAATGATAATGGATATTTCTCTGTATTATTAGCATGTTTTAAACTACAAgacaatttaaaatattttcttgGTTATAAAATATAATCGTTAGTTTGCAGCTTTACAGTCCAGCAAGCTGTCGAGTGCTTTTGTAGCAGTTACAGATGCTCTGCAGAGTCAGAGCTGTATTCAGTGGCGTAGCTCAGTTGATTGTTCCCTATAGAGTCCCAGCTATCTGCCAAATCTGATGACACTGCTCCTCAGCATACTGCTCACAGCTCCAGTCTTAAACAACCCCTCCCGCATTCTGTCATGCTTCACTCTGGGACTGCCATGGGTCAGAGATCCCACCTCGAGGAATCTCTTCACTGTTTGGAAATAGATTTGGTTTGCTGTGTTTACTGGGTGCAAGGAGTTTAGTGGAGGGAGGACTTAAACAGCATTTATCCACGTCTCAAAATCTGAAATAGTTTTAATGCAGATCCAGGAACATTTATGCAGGGTTTACATGGGTGAGTGCACTACTCAGAGAGTAGTCACCCATGATAGGGCTCACCTGAGGTTTGGCTAGCCCGAGGTTAAAGGAgaaatctggcgcaaaatgaacctaaaggttaataacacgtgtaccgagttgaccgttctctgggatatgttttcatgctaatcgaatgtgaccagttttaacGCAAAaggctaattagcttataaagctagtaGTCGGGGCACTAACTAAGGCTCAAAATGGCACCACatttccacggtagcataatgagggttcctaaatgtaaaccgaagcattgagaactttgtaagtgtccagacagtttattaaaaagatagtttataaagaccgTAACATTCTCGTATACAGGCGGTCGCCATCTTGGGTAAACGGTCAttaccagtcgaacgacgaacgccgtgccTGAGCTGCGTTACTGgtttgcacggcgttcgtcgttcgactggtcatgacggtttacatgtagggaccctcattattcTACCATGGAAGTGTAGTGTTATTTTGACCCTAGTTAGTGGtttagaaatagcgatttctttttactttatccgtgccccgacgactagctttataagctaattagcggtttgcgctaaaactggtcacattcgattaacatgaaaacatatcccagagaacggtcgtgTGCCATTAACctctaggttcattttgcgccgagTTTCTCCTTTAAGCTTGGCATTCACATCCATATAGTGACTGCCATTTATTAAAGAGGTTAACTGCaacacaattaaataaatgttaattgGTTTCTTGTGCCAGGCTATTCTGTATATTTAggcctattttgtttttaaatcagccAAGTCGCATAACTACTTGTAACAGCATGAGGGTCTTttcaggaataaaaaaaaaattggttatATTGTTCAGATTTTCTTTTGGTTAATGAAAGGTTTGTGCTGTTGTTGTGCAgggtattagggctgggcaatgcGTTGCTATGAGTTTAATTTAAGGAAGGACTAAGACTGTCATTGCATTGCATTACATTTCATAAGTTTTACTTAAGCTGAAAAAAGCTAAatactatatacatatatcttGGAAACCCAAAAATACTGCCTACATTATACAACCCCCGGGTATACTATCAACTTCTTTCTGGGGCTATCCAGCATTTCAGTTGTTCATGTAGTAAGAtcattctgtttcttttttcttcatttgtgAAAGCTATGACTGGCTCACAGAGCTATATATAGTTTTCTCTCTAGTTTGGCTTGTGCTAACCTATGGTACCTACCGTCCTAGTTCACTGCAGTTTGATATGTAACAGGATGTGGCAGACTATAGATGAACAGGATGTTTGCAAAGTGGTTAACTCTGTGTGATGCATCACACCTTCATTTTAATGTTGGCTtatttacaaactttttcagGACAGTAAAACTTGTATATCTTGAGAACACACACTATAATCATATTAAATATTCAGTCTCCTGTTAAATGCTCTGCTTCTAAtggtttttatatttaaaattttctgtCAGAGCTTGGGATGGCACAACGAAAGTTCGCCCAGTGCCTGGGAGAGTTTCAGTTTGAGTACATCGGCGACGCAAAGACCGATGATGAGAAATGTATCGGTAAGTGTGGGTTTGATGCAAACAAACCACTAGTTTTGTTATGAAAACACAGACCTAcactgtaaatgtttgtttatgGTACTTTCTCTACCAGCAAATTAAGAGCAatttttgacttttcttttcttcttcagaTGAGTCTTTGCAAGAGTTCTCCTCATTCCTCAAGAACCTTGAAGACCAAAGAGAGCTGATGGTGAGAACAACCAGTCAGAACCAGCTTGAAAGCCAGgggatgtgtctgtgtgtctgtgtctgtgtccgtcAGTCTGTGTGGTGTATTGCACTTGAATTGTTTAACCTTGTCTGCTTGCACTGTGTGCATTTCCAACCAGCCTTCACCTATCACTGCCCATATTTGGTGCTTGCATCTATTAATGTCTGACTCTGCCATCTGCCAGAGATCCAGGCAGGCACTCATAATATAATTTTctccaacatacagtacagccaCAGCATCCAGCAGTCCGAGCATACCAGTTCCTAGCAGGTAGataaatgttgatagtgttCAGTTCCTCGTCTTGTGACTGTCTGTCTAAGGGTCACTGCCACTGACTGGGAGTGGCTGCACAGAGAGGACAGGATCCACACTATTACAGCCAAGCTTTAAATACCAAGAGTGAATAACATAAGCTACTACCAGCAACAAGGTCCGCAACAATACAGCCCATTTCGACACACCACTATAAAACTAGCTTCTGCACCAGGCAGCGTCATTAAAGTTGCTTATTTATAAACCACAATAATCACACATCCAATACAGAGGATTTACAACATTCTTAAAGGATGCCTGATTTTAATGGTGACCGCAGGTTATAAACTGCTACCCTGAAGTGTTAAAAGTGTCACACTATGTACAATGCTGTGGTATACTGTAAGAGATGATGCACCATCGTTTCTTGTGATTTGACCTGTGGATGTTATGTACTATATTAACCTAAACTTATAAAAGCGCCTCATTTTAAGACTTAAGGCCAGTGATAGTTTGGAACAATACTTCAAAAACATTCCTCTTCTTTGAAAAGAGTTGCGCAATTTGGTGTCTCTGACTTTCTATGAACAGCCATCCTGGtgtaatgtctgtctgtctgtctgtctgtctgaaagtTAGGGAGTGGGCCCATCATCAGTCACTGACTGAGATGACTGTTTTAGCTCCTGGCTCAGACCATAATGGTAAACACTCAGCTCAGCACTGCTCAGCATAGTGGGATGACATCACAGTGCAAAGTAAGGAAAAGTAGGATGGGCATGCAGGCACAGACACGTCCTGCAGCCAGTGTAGCAGAAGCATTGGGGGAATTTTATGAGTTCATTGCTGTAAGACAAATACACTTAGTTATGTCATTTCAATTGTGTCATTTAATACAAGCCGCTCTTCACTGGAGTCAACAGTTGTGGCTGGAAAAATATTATGTCATATGAAATGTCAATGGGGTTTGTCATTGAGTTGAGCAATAATAAAGGCTCTCTGTCTAGATGAGAAACATCACAGAAACCTTAATGAAACCGCTGGAGAAGTTCAGGAAAGAGCATCTTGGTACAGTAAGGGTAATGTATGATGGTTTCTCTTCCCAATATGTGTCGTAGCTTTTAGTTGAtctgtttgcatgtgtggtGGACCCTAATGATGGTTAATATGCCTGCTTATATGCCTCTACTCCTTCCACTGTACCTTTTTTAGGCGGAAAGAAAGAAGTAtgagaaagaaacagagaagtattACAGCTCTCTGGAAAAGCTTCTGAATATGTCAGCAAAGAAGAAAGAGCCACAGCTACAAGAGGTATTTATCCTTGCCTGAACTCTGCGACTGATATGTAACATGCAGAAAATAGCAATCCATAATGAAAGCAAAACGGATGTAAGAGGGTATTTAGTTTAGTTCGAGagtccttgttttgtttttttgccttgGGGGAGGAGCCTCGCTGCAAAGCCTGTTGGACCAATGCGAGTTTCCACTGACATGCCTTGCAGCAACAGTTTTCCTGGATTGTTGGAAAAGGAAATGTGTGCTCACTTGTGCTGTACTACCAAGGTCAAACCTGGTTGCTGTAGTTTAGGGAACAACCCATGCTACTGTACCATGTCATGGGCGTTGTGGAGAATTTAGCAACCTCCTCACTAAACAACGTTTCTGCCTTCTTGTCTTTACCATGCCTTGTTTCCATGGAAGGCTAACCCATATGTTGTAAACACCAACCAGAGAGGACACTTGAAATTGTTGACATTATGACTACAGGCTATAATTctctgtgatttattttttttgttttgaaaccaGGATCTGTGGTACCAACACTGATTTCTATCAGATTAGTTCACAGCCACAAGAGTCGTGCACTTCATCAACACTGCATCAGTTTTTAACAGCATGTGAATGTTGATCTTACTTACTTTAAAGTCACTAAAATGTTACATATCATCAGTAGTTGACATTTAGTTCGAAATGTTATCAGCCAGCAATCTTGTTTTAGTAAGAAGGTTTATCACATATTACACTTAAAGATGCTTTAGTTTTTACATTGCAAACTTGGTATACTGTTATTCTGTATTCCAAACATTTTCAAGTACTACTACTTTGCAGTTCTTAGATTTTAACTTGAATTCTGGGGTGGCACAGTGGTAAGTGCTGtcgcctcacagcaagaagaaaACAAATTGCCCCGCCCCCCAGCTGGCTGGGGctttttgtttgtcatttttcccCCTGAGTGCTCGGTTTCCCTCCCACAATCCCAAGACATGCAGGTTGCTGTAGATTATCTGGAAACTCTAAATTGCCCATAGGTTTAAGTTTAAGTGTGTCATCTGTCTATACATGTTACTGCCGAGGAGGAATCTCTCCTCTGTTGTACTTCCTTAGGTTACAGTTTTTTGGGGGTGTTAAGCTTTTCTTTATCTGCATCGACAGTGTTAGGATAGAGGGTTGAATGTTGTACATATTATACAGCCCTCTGAGACAAACTTGTTATTTGGGGCTATATAAATTAACTGCATTTGAATATCATGAGTATTTGATAGAGCACTAACCAACTTCAACATAcccttttttaagaatataATGCAATAACAAGAACAACCTTAAATTGCACTGCATCACAGAGATCCTAATGTTTCTCTTTTGCTTCCAtgaatctgtctgtctctataaTTATCACGGTGTATGCTCTCCACCTCCACAGGCAGACGTCCAGGTGGAAACCATGAGGCTGCACTTTCAGGACGAGTCACTGGACTATGTGTGCAAACTGCAGGAGATCCAAGAGAGAAAGAAGTTTGAGTGTGTGGAGCCGGTGAGTGACTCACATTAGGGCCTTGTCAACTCTGATGCGGCTTGTCTTTTACATTAATCAAAGCAAAGGTCAATATAGGAAATGTCACATGAGGTTAATTTATGAGTGAttttgtaatctgtttctctttcacttGCTGACTTTTTAGATTAATATCTCTTATCTGTTTTTTCCGCTGTTGTAATATTTTTAGATGCTGGCCTTCTTTCAGACGGTCTTCACCTTTTATCACCAGGGCTTCGAGCTCGCCAAGGACTTTGACCATTATAAAAGAGCACTGCAGATCAATATTCAGAATGTAAGAAATATTAATGTTTTATCATTATATCTGTAATTTGGATAAGTATTCTAACCATGCCACCGGTTTGGTTTCTCCTATTCTGCATTGCCATTGCAGTCTTATCTCTGTTTCATTCTTAGTTTTAGATTACCATTcaactagtctatatcaacaacgttTCATTTTTCAGGATTGTTCATatgccgctggaaattctgccACATGCCCCTCATTTAGGCTTACTTtgtgttttgcattttaaactccggtggatttatgaggaccatggttaattgctcctcagatctctgcagggtaaatccaaacagctagatagactatctgtccaatctgagttttctgttgcacgactaaaacaacttttgaacgtacactttttccaacaaaacatgttccttcctgaggctattttgcagaggcaccgttgctccgtccagcgcttagcactgcccaagcgattgtgattggtttaaagaaatgccactaaaccagagcacatttttctcccatcccgggatgctgtgtggactagccagaccctcctccgcaccgctgtggaggaaggtctggcaatgcgagactaccatTCAACTGATTTCATGGAGATAAAGGGTTTTCCAAGGGAAGCTCATAAGTTTTGATTTGCAGCGACCTCTCATTAGTAAGGTCTTCCAGCCTTACCACTGAGCATTAGGAAGTGACTTCCTGGATCGTGTGTTTGCTTCCTCTCCCTGCCAGACAAGGAGTCGATTTGAGGGCGCACGGTCAGAGGTGTACGAACTGATGAAGAGGATCAGGGAGACACCTCAAGAATACAGACAGACCAGCCCTATCAGTTGTGAAGGCTACCTCTATGTACAGGAAAAACGTAAGACctttatttagtttaaatgtgtttttaatatggGGTGTCATATTACACCCATTCATAACACACACTGCTGCGAGGAAACGTAGTCAAGGCGAGAATGCATGACAAACTCTCCTAAAATACACTGTCATTTGTCATGGCCAGAGAGGGGGCGGGGTTACAGCGTTCCTTCAACTACTGTAAAAGTGTTAGTGGAGTGGTTCAGACTCATTAAAACACAACTTGAAATGATTTCTGTACCTACTGTATGTTGTCAGTGAAATTATCTAAATGTTTGTTGTGACAGGAAAGTTTGGACAGACTAATAATGATCTTACATTGCaattacatacaaaacatggaGGTTGAAATTCATTtttaagcagcagcagcagtagtgatGCGCCAGCAAAATGCTGATGGAATACAGACAAAGTGAGCAATTTTTTTAGCAATACTAATTGTTATGATCCAAACAGTGTTGAATGTCTGTGATACTGTTTCTCCAGGGCCACCTCCCTTTGGTTCAAGTTGGGTCAAGCGCTATAGCACTTTTGTCAAAGAGCAGAAAATTCTGCACATGGTGACCTTTGACCACCGATCTGGTGGCAAGATTGTGAGTAGTCATATATAACACATAGAAAACAATTTTCAGAACAAcatgctattttttttaaattcttcttTTGTCACTGCAACATTCTGTACAGTAaagtttgctttttttgttttcagggTGAGACGGAGTCTGTCACGCTCAAATCCTGTCTCCGCAAAACAACAGACATGTTGGACAGGAGGTTCTGCTTAGAACTTGACATAACAGATCGGTACATCATCAAATAACACTGTTTCTCAAACAAACTGTAATGATGTGCTTCTCGTTGCAGGTATCCATTCACATAATGCTACAACTGACCATTGCTTTTCTCCTCGATAACTCTTGCTGGAACACAATGCAAAATCATCTCATGTGCCTTGTCCATAGCAGCCAAAAAGCACTTAGATTATCTGCTGTGATATACACTCTAACAGTTTTGCTAAAGATCTTAGCTCCACACACCGTTTACCGTTTAGCTTGTTGCTCTATGTGTTTTGGATTGCAGAGGGCAGGACAGCAGGATTTGTGTTGGAGGGCTGCCCTCACACGCTTAGCTGGAAGGATTGTCACACCCTGCTGTGCTCTCCTGTAATGAATGTCTTATTCTGGCACACAACTTAACTCTGTCCTGCCCTGTAGTATTAATAGTAGAGCAATACCCCAGATTTAGTAGGGAAATTAGAGTCTACACATCCATTCTGATTGGGAAGAGTAACTTGATATCCATCTGATCCTTTATGACTGCAGGTCTCATAATCCAGCTGGGATGACTAATAGTATTTGTAGTTACTGCAAGGTGCAAGTGCCCTTGGCAGAgggtgtttttgttcaaagatTGCTGAAGCACATTTGATGGTTTATAGTGACACTGACATCTCCTAATGCCTTCCTGTTCTGTACCTCTAAGGCTTTGCTGATGGTGACGGTGGTATGGCTCTAATGCTGATGTGGTATGGCTCTCTTTCAGGCCAGGCACGGTGCTAACAGTACAGGCTCTGTCAGAGGATGACCACAAGTTTTGGATGCAAGCCATGGGTGGGAAGGAACCTGTGAGTCAGCTGCCTGCACTATGTCATCATCAACCATTCACATGTTGCTCATGTAGCCCCATTGTATTCTGTTAAGCTGCCATCTTATAGAAAACCATTCATTTTAGTTTGATATACTTTCATATACCTGCACTTTACTGGATATCAAAGGGTTTAAGTATACTGGATAAACTTTAAAAGGTCAtaaagatgtttgttttttgttaatttgtttaacaGATTGGACACTTTCTTGGGAGGACCTATTCTAAAGAAAGAGGAAGTAAGTAATCTAGCTGTAATAGACTTTGTATCTGTAAAGGAATACCATTAAGTTTCATGAGGGCAAGGCTTCACcacattttaagttttttttttcttttcttccaccTGCAGTTGATGCCCAGCTGGATGATGTGGGTTTGAGTTTTATCAAGAACTCCATCAGTGCCATAGAGAAGAGAGGTGAGCTTCAGATATGTAAATATAGGAAAGCTCAGATAAGGTGATTTATTTGGGGAAATTTACCATGAGAATTGGTGGATAGAAACAGGTAACATGGCTGCAGTATCTTTATCTGTACACAAGGGGGCAGACTTGCTCCAATATTCAAACAAAAGGCAGACTGGCAGTGTGTACTATAGATATTGCCTTTCATTTTGTAGCTCTAAAGTTCTTATTAATTTGCTTTAGTCTTCACATGCTTATCTGACCTCCTTTctcagtaaaaaacaaaacaaacgacaaaaaaaaaaatccctctcAACATTACTTTATTCAAATGGTTATCTATCTTCCTGAACTTGGTTAAATTGCAATGACGTTCATACATTCAACATACATGTACAgggttgttgtgtgtgtgtgtagatataTGATCTTCTGTCCTTATTTTGTTAGGATTTCATTGTTCATCGCCTTTTCTTTAATTGCTTGCTTTGTGTATTATTTTCCCTGTAGTGCCCTTTGCAACTTTATTAAGTGCTATGCAAATAAAgtttcattattgttattacttaTTAGGTATTGATGACCAAGGCCTGTACAGAGTTGTTGGGGTAAACTCCAAGGTCCAGAAGCTCCTCTTGTTAATGATTGGTAAGTTAaagtatattcttttttttctgctctggAAATGTATTTTGCGTAGAGAGTTGCTAGTAAGAGCTCAATGAAGTTAAAATTTTTATTGCGATGCCTCTGCACTATCTCTGTGATATTAGGTTGCCCCAGTTAGTTGAATGTGCTGATGTAATGGATGTGTCTGTCGATATTAAAAAGATAGTGACTGACAAACTTTTCATGACTCAGCCGATCAGAACCATGTCTCTCTAAGGTGCAACAAGTGCCTGGGTGTATCTTTGCCtcttttcagttcagttttataTCCCCCAGACAACCAGACAGGGTCCCTCCTGCCCACTTCCTTTTACTTTTTGGCTTTTGCATCATCGTCACACCACTAAAACTGCCTATCAGTCGTCTTTCTCGATTTCCTTTATGCCTCTCATTTGTCTTGAATCCCTTTCACTCCACTTCTTTTCTATAGCGCTTGTTCTCTGTCCGTTCCATTGCTCCCTGTCTGCTCTCTGGTTTCCTGCCGTCTCCAGTAGACACCAGCTCACTTTCAGCTCTGTGTTCAGAATGATAACAAACTCAGGCAGCCGCCACTGCCTGTCTCAGCTTCCTCCCCAAAACCTTTCAGCCTCCCAATCTGCCGACTCATGCTGTGGACTACATTAACACTCTGCTGCGGCACTCTAAGAAGTTTATTTAAAGCCTGAATATAGTAA from the Perca flavescens isolate YP-PL-M2 chromosome 2, PFLA_1.0, whole genome shotgun sequence genome contains:
- the arhgap10 gene encoding rho GTPase-activating protein 10 isoform X4, which produces MGLHPLEFSECYLDSPSFREKIKAHEAELDRTNRFIKELYKDGKNLINATKQLGMAQRKFAQCLGEFQFEYIGDAKTDDEKCIDESLQEFSSFLKNLEDQRELMMRNITETLMKPLEKFRKEHLGTVRAERKKYEKETEKYYSSLEKLLNMSAKKKEPQLQEADVQVETMRLHFQDESLDYVCKLQEIQERKKFECVEPMLAFFQTVFTFYHQGFELAKDFDHYKRALQINIQNTRSRFEGARSEVYELMKRIRETPQEYRQTSPISCEGYLYVQEKRPPPFGSSWVKRYSTFVKEQKILHMVTFDHRSGGKIGETESVTLKSCLRKTTDMLDRRFCLELDITDRPGTVLTVQALSEDDHKFWMQAMGGKEPIGHFLGRTYSKERGIDAQLDDVGLSFIKNSISAIEKRGIDDQGLYRVVGVNSKVQKLLLLMIDEKSNEVDMSTSEDWDVKTITSALKLYLRSLPEPLMTYGLYKDFISLAKGGSPESRIQAVHCLVHKLPERNRQVLGLLMKHLANVAAHSKQNLMTVANLGVVFGPTLMRPQEDTVAAIMDLKFQNIVVEILIEHNEKIFADAPESCPFSPAGPVFSAPTRQSKKQNRQNRPLAVYNPQALDIQNVSAVGDGSSLATDETSMGSNESVSSQSSSASASEMPEKSDHVPLSNSLSSGSNSGAPTAGASCSNTGASRESQPASTTAASEKEKPEESDPVERARLAGGRAGGKERPHP
- the arhgap10 gene encoding rho GTPase-activating protein 10 isoform X3 — translated: MGLHPLEFSECYLDSPSFREKIKAHEAELDRTNRFIKELYKDGKNLINATKQLGMAQRKFAQCLGEFQFEYIGDAKTDDEKCIDESLQEFSSFLKNLEDQRELMMRNITETLMKPLEKFRKEHLGTVRAERKKYEKETEKYYSSLEKLLNMSAKKKEPQLQEADVQVETMRLHFQDESLDYVCKLQEIQERKKFECVEPMLAFFQTVFTFYHQGFELAKDFDHYKRALQINIQNTRSRFEGARSEVYELMKRIRETPQEYRQTSPISCEGYLYVQEKRPPPFGSSWVKRYSTFVKEQKILHMVTFDHRSGGKIGETESVTLKSCLRKTTDMLDRRFCLELDITDRPGTVLTVQALSEDDHKFWMQAMGGKEPIGHFLGRTYSKERGIDAQLDDVGLSFIKNSISAIEKRGIDDQGLYRVVGVNSKVQKLLLLMIDEKSNEVDMSTSEDWDVKTITSALKLYLRSLPEPLMTYGLYKDFISLAKGGSPESRIQAVHCLVHKLPERNRQVLGLLMKHLANVAAHSKQNLMTVANLGVVFGPTLMRPQEDTVAAIMDLKFQNIVVEILIEHNEKIFADAPESCPFSPAGPVFSAPTRQSKKQNRQNRPLAVYNPQALDIQNVGDGSSLATDETSMGSNESVSSQSSSASASEMPEKSDHVPLSNSLSSGSNSGAPTAGASCSNTGASRESQPASTTAASEKEKPEESVTSRKAKAVYPCEAEHDSELSFQVGAIFNAVTQSREPGWLEGELEGKRGLIPENYVEML
- the arhgap10 gene encoding rho GTPase-activating protein 10 isoform X2 translates to MGLHPLEFSECYLDSPSFREKIKAHEAELDRTNRFIKELYKDGKNLINATKQLGMAQRKFAQCLGEFQFEYIGDAKTDDEKCIDESLQEFSSFLKNLEDQRELMMRNITETLMKPLEKFRKEHLGTVRAERKKYEKETEKYYSSLEKLLNMSAKKKEPQLQEADVQVETMRLHFQDESLDYVCKLQEIQERKKFECVEPMLAFFQTVFTFYHQGFELAKDFDHYKRALQINIQNTRSRFEGARSEVYELMKRIRETPQEYRQTSPISCEGYLYVQEKRPPPFGSSWVKRYSTFVKEQKILHMVTFDHRSGGKIGETESVTLKSCLRKTTDMLDRRFCLELDITDRPGTVLTVQALSEDDHKFWMQAMGGKEPIGHFLGRTYSKERGIDAQLDDVGLSFIKNSISAIEKRGIDDQGLYRVVGVNSKVQKLLLLMIDEKSNEVDMSTSEDWDVKTITSALKLYLRSLPEPLMTYGLYKDFISLAKGGSPESRIQAVHCLVHKLPERNRQVLGLLMKHLANVAAHSKQNLMTVANLGVVFGPTLMRPQEDTVAAIMDLKFQNIVVEILIEHNEKIFADAPESCPFSPAGPVFSAPTRQSKKQNRQNRPLAVYNPQALDIQNAVGDGSSLATDETSMGSNESVSSQSSSASASEMPEKSDHVPLSNSLSSGSNSGAPTAGASCSNTGASRESQPASTTAASEKEKPEESVTSRKAKAVYPCEAEHDSELSFQVGAIFNAVTQSREPGWLEGELEGKRGLIPENYVEML
- the arhgap10 gene encoding rho GTPase-activating protein 10 isoform X1; its protein translation is MGLHPLEFSECYLDSPSFREKIKAHEAELDRTNRFIKELYKDGKNLINATKQLGMAQRKFAQCLGEFQFEYIGDAKTDDEKCIDESLQEFSSFLKNLEDQRELMMRNITETLMKPLEKFRKEHLGTVRAERKKYEKETEKYYSSLEKLLNMSAKKKEPQLQEADVQVETMRLHFQDESLDYVCKLQEIQERKKFECVEPMLAFFQTVFTFYHQGFELAKDFDHYKRALQINIQNTRSRFEGARSEVYELMKRIRETPQEYRQTSPISCEGYLYVQEKRPPPFGSSWVKRYSTFVKEQKILHMVTFDHRSGGKIGETESVTLKSCLRKTTDMLDRRFCLELDITDRPGTVLTVQALSEDDHKFWMQAMGGKEPIGHFLGRTYSKERGIDAQLDDVGLSFIKNSISAIEKRGIDDQGLYRVVGVNSKVQKLLLLMIDEKSNEVDMSTSEDWDVKTITSALKLYLRSLPEPLMTYGLYKDFISLAKGGSPESRIQAVHCLVHKLPERNRQVLGLLMKHLANVAAHSKQNLMTVANLGVVFGPTLMRPQEDTVAAIMDLKFQNIVVEILIEHNEKIFADAPESCPFSPAGPVFSAPTRQSKKQNRQNRPLAVYNPQALDIQNVSAVGDGSSLATDETSMGSNESVSSQSSSASASEMPEKSDHVPLSNSLSSGSNSGAPTAGASCSNTGASRESQPASTTAASEKEKPEESVTSRKAKAVYPCEAEHDSELSFQVGAIFNAVTQSREPGWLEGELEGKRGLIPENYVEML